The DNA region GATGGGGCGCCGCGTGCGCGCCGTCATGGCCGAGCTCGGCGAAGAGAAGATCGATATCGTCGATTACTCGCCGAACCTCACGACCTTCGTGGCCAACGCGCTTTCGCCGGCAAAGGTGACCGACACCTTCATGCTGAACGAAGACCTCAAACAGGTTCGCGCGCTCGTGCCCGATTTCCAGCTCTCGCTCGCGATCGGCAAGGAGGGGCAGAATGCCCGTCTCGCCGCGAAATTGACCGGGGCAAAAATCGACATTCAGCCAGACTCAGTGATGGATGAATAAGTAGCTGGTAAGATGGAAGCGATCCGATCTTGCGTTGGGTGCGGTGTGCGCGCTTCGAGGAGCTCTTTGCTCCGAGTCGTGGAGCGTGATGGCCGTGTAGTGATCGATGAGGGGGCATGTCTTCCTGGTCGTGGCGCATGGCTTCACTGCAGCCGAGCATGTATCGAACGAGCGATGACCCGCGGGGGCTTCCCGAGGGCGTTGCGGGTGTCAGGCAAACTCGACACCGCCGAACTAGAGAACAGGCTAGAAACGATGATGGACAACTCATGAGTGGCTCAAAATGAGGCCCGTCAAATAACTATGGTTCCCGCTGCTGTCTAGCGTGAACCACCTAGACAGGAGAGAAGTGGCAAACCCACGCGTACACGAAATTGCTGCCGAATTGGGCATTGAAAGCAAGGTCGTACTAGCAAAACTTGAAGAGATGGGTGAGTTCGTGAAAGCGAGCTCTTCCAGCGTTGCACCTCCGGTAGCACGCAAAGTCAAAAACCTTTTGAAAGAATCGGGCGTTACGGGCGGTTCAGATGCTCAGGGCGAGGCGAAGCCACAGGCAAAGCCAAGCCCCGCGAAGCCCGGTGCTGCAAAGCCAGCCGCAGCAAAGCCCGGCTCGGCGAAGCCCGGTGCCGCAAAGCCCGCTGCAGACAAGCCCGCAACCGCGAAGCCAGTGAGCCCCGCGGCAGCCAACAAGGCCGCCGAGAAGCCCGCTGAGAAGGCAAGCCCCGCGGCGAAGCCCGCTACGCAGAAGCCCGCTGCGGCTGACGCTCAGGCATCGGCTCCGAAGCCGGGTGGCCCGAAGCCCGCGGCTGCAAAGCCCGGCGCTGCGAAGCCAGCCGACGCCAAGGGTCAGGCTCCGCGTCCCGGCAACAACCCGTTCTCGACGAACCAGGGTATGGCGATTCCTCGCCCGCCGCGTCCCGGCAACAACCCGTTCTCGTCGAGCCAGGGCATGGGCAAGCGTCCGAACCCCGGTAACATTCCGCGCCCGCAGGCTCCACGCCCGGGTTCACCTCGCCCCGGAGCTCCACGCCCCGGCCAGGGTGGCGGCGGTAGGCCACGCCCGGGTGCTCCGCGCCCAGGTCAGGGCCAGGGACAGGGTCAGGGTCAGGGCCAGGGCGCACGCCCCGGTCAGGGCGGTGGCCCCGGTGGCTTCGGCGCTCCACGCCCAGGCGGCGGCTTCCCAGGTCGCGGTCGTCCCGGCCGTGGCGCAGGTACCGCTGGCGCGTTTGGCCGTGGCGGATCGAAGGGCAAGGCACGCAAGTCGAAGCGGGCAAAACGGCAAGAATTTGAGATGCGCGAGGCGCCGTCGATTGGTGGCGTTCAGGTACCACGCGGCAACGGATCAACTCCGATCCGCCTTCGCCGAGGCGCATCACTCGCCGACTTCGCTGACAAGATCGATACGAGCGCCTCAAACCTCGTGACGATTCTCTTTCACCTCGGTGAAATGGCAACGGCAACCGAGTCGCTTGACGAGTCGACCTTCGAGATTCTCGGAGACGAGCTCGGCTACAAGATTCAGGTCGTTTCGCCAGAAGACGAAGACCGCGAGCTGCTCGAGGGCTTCGACATCGATATCGAGGCTGAGCTTGAAGAAGAGAGCGACGATGTTCTCGCGGCACGCCCACCGGTCGTGACCGTGATGGGTCACGTTGACCACGGTAAGACGAGCCTGCTCGATGCGATTCGCAAGGCAGACGTTGGTGGCGGCGAGGCCGGTGGCATCACCCAGCACATCGGTGCGTACCAGGTGCACACCACGCACGACGGCAACGACCGTGCGATCACCTTCATTGATACCCCGGGTCACGAGGCGTTCACCGCCATGCGTGCTCGTGGTGCTCAGGTCACTGACATCGCGATCCTCGTGGTTGCGGCCGATGACGGCATCATGCCGCAGACGATTGAGGCGTTGAACCACGCACAGTCGGCCGGCGTGCCGATCGTTGTCGCAGTGAACAAGGTCGATAAAGACGGTGCTAACCCAGCCAAGGTGCGTCAGCAGCTCACCGAGTTCAACCTCGTTGCTGAAGAGTACGGTGGCGACGTTATGTTCGTCGACGTTTCGGCGAAGCAGGGCATGGGCATCAATGAACTGCTCGACGCAGTGCTGCTCACCGCCGACGCTGGTCTCGACCTGCGCGCGAACCCCGATAAAGAGGCTCGTGGCGTCGCGATTGAGGCGAAGCTCGACAAGGGCCGCGGTGCTGTTGCAACCGTGCTCATCGAGTCGGGTACGTTGCGCGTTGGTGACGCGATTGTCGCAGGCATGGCCTACGGCCGTGTTCGCGCCATGAGCGACGAGAACGGTGACGCCGTGCTCGAGGCAGGGCCTTCACGCCCCGTGCTCGTTCAGGGCCTGTCGACCGTGCCACGCGCTGGCGACTCGTTCATCGTGACGAGCGAAGACCGCACCGCACGCCAGATCGCTGAGAAGCGTGAGGCTGCAGAGCGTAACGCACAGCTCGCGAAGGCACGCAAGCGCATCAGCCTTGAAGACTTCACGAAGGCACTTGAAGATGGCAAGGTTGAGGCACTCAACCTCATCATCAAGGGTGACGTTTCGGGTGCTGTTGAGGCACTGGAAGAGTCGCTCATGAAGATCGAGGTCGACGACTCGGTTCAGCTGCGTATTCTGCACCGCGGTGTTGGTGCGATTACCGCCAGCGACATCGACCTTGCAACGATTGACAACGCCATTGTCATCGGCTTCAACGTGCGCCCCGACGTCAAGGCTCGCGAGCGTGCAGCACGCGAGGGCATCGACATTCGTTTCTACAACGTGATCTACAGCGCTCTCGAAGACATCGAGAACTCGCTGAAGGGCATGCTGAAGCCAGAATACGAAGAGGTGCAGTCGGGCGTTGCCGAGATTCGCGAAGTGTTCCGCTCATCGAAGTTCGGCAACATTGCCGGCGTTATCGTGCGCAGCGGCACCATCACTCGAAATGCCAAGGCTCGCGTGATTCGCAACGGCGTTGTTCTCGCCGACGGTCTCGCGATCGAGTCACTGCGTCGCTTCAAGGATGACGTTACTGAGGTGAAGACCGACTACGAATGTGGTATCGGCCTCGGCACCTTCAACGACATTCAAGAGGGTGACGAAATCGAAACCACAGAGATGGTTGAGAAGCCCCGCGATTAATCACGATTGAGAGGGGGCGGGGCACACCGCCCCGCCCCCTCTTTTTCTATCTCAGATAGGAGAACAGCAATGACTAGCCCACGCGTAGGGAAAGTTGCTGAGCGTATTCAGCAGATTCTGTCGCTTCGCCTGCAAAAGGGTCTTCGTGACCCGAGGCTTGGCTTCGTCACCATCACTGACGTGCGGGTGACCGGTGATCTGCAGCACGCGAGCGTGTTCTACACCGTGTACGGCACCGATGAAGAGCGTGCAGACTCGGCTGCGGCCCTCAAAGCGGCGACCGGCATGCTGCGCAGCGAGGTCGGCCGCGAGCTCGGCATTCGTCTGACGCCCACGCTCGAATTCATCGCCGACGAGCTGCCCGAAAACGCGCAGCAGATGACGACCCTGCTCGACGAGGCCAAGCGCCGCGACGCAGAGTCGGCAGAGCTCGCAAAGAACGCTTCATACGCGGGCGATGAGCACGCGTACAAGAGCGACGAGACCGAGAACGACTAAAAGACGACTTACGGCAGCTGCAGTTCTGCGCCATAACGCACGATGAGCCCATCGCTCACGAGCGATTCAAGGGCGCGCGTTGGCTGCTCGTCGTCGCTGAGCGGCCCCGAACGGGCCGCTTCGAGGGCCTCGGCTGGGAAGACCCCGGCCGAGGCCTTTCGCATGAGCGCCATGATGCGACCACGCACCTGCCGGTCGCTGCCGTCAAAGCGAGCCTGCTTCGGGCGCTTCTCTGGCGCGTTGTCTGGGTAGCCGGCTGCAGCCCAGCGGCACGAATCGGCAATGGGGCAGACCTCGCAGCGTGGCGCGCGTGCTGTGCAAATCACGGCACCGAGCTCCATGATGGCCGCGTTGAAGGTGGCCGCCTCGGCACGGTCATGGGGCAAAATCTCTTCGAGGTCGGCGAGATCGCGGTCGGCGGGCATGCCTGCCTGCGCGATGCCGTGCCGCACTCTTGCGAGCACCCTGCGCGTGTTCGTGTCGACGACCGGGTGACGCTCGCCGTAGGCGAAGGCTGCCACGGCTCTGGCGGTGTACGTGCCGACGCCAGGAAGCGCGAGGAGGGCTTCGACGTCGCTCGGCACCACGTTGTCGTGCTCGGTTGCAATGATCTCGGCCGTGCGGTGGAGCCAGAGTGCTCGCCTCGGGTAGCCGAGGCGATCCCACGCTTTGACAGCCTCGCCCGGCGCCTCGGCCGCGAGCTCGGCGGCAGATGGCCAGCGCTCGATCCACATTTGCCATCGCGGAGCGACGCGTTCGACCTGTGTTTGCTGCGACATGAATTCTGAAACGAGCACACCCCACGCGGTCACCTCAGGGTGACGCCAGGGCAGGGGCCTCGCTTCAGCGCGAAACCACGCGTTCAGGCGCTGCGAAAGATCGTCATCAGAAAGCACGCAACTACCCTACTGTGTGGGCGCCGTCTTGGCCTGTCAGGCGCTGCGTGCGATACCATCGACACCGGTACAAACGAGTGTGAATGGAGCCGCGATGGTCAACGGAATTCTCTTCGTCGATAAAGATGAGGAGTGGACGAGTCATGACGCCGTCGCCAAAGCGCGAAGGGTGCTCGGTACCCGCAAGGTCGGGCACGCGGGCACACTCGACCCCATGGCCACAGGCCTGCTCACGCTCGGGGCGGGGCCATCAACGAGGCTGCTCACCCACATGGTCGGGCTCGATAAGACGTATACGGCGACGATTCGCTTGGGCGAGGCGACGCTGAGCGACGACCGCATGAGCGAGGTGACTGAGACCGCGCCAGAAGGGGCCGTCGAGGCCCTCACCACCGAGCGGATCGAAGCCGCACTCGAGTTGTTGCGTGGTGATATTACGCAGGTTCCGAGCAAAGTAAGCGCCATTCGGGTTGACGGAAAGCGTTCGTACGACCGGGTGCGCTCTGGCGAAGAGGTCGAGCTCAAAGGCCGCCCCGTCACGATCTTCGCGTTCGTTGTTCACGAGCTGCGCCAGGCAGAAGGATCAGCCGGCCAGCCTGTGCTCGATCTTGATGTCACGGTGCACTGCTCGTCAGGAACCTACATTCGGGCGCTCGCACGCGACCTGGGCTCAGTGCTCGGGGTTGGCGGGCACCTGACGGCACTACGTCGTACCGCTGTCGGGCCGTTTCGCCTGGCCGACCACCGTGAACTCGAAGCGCCTCTGCTCGGCGACGAAGCACGGGCGTCACGGCGCACCCCCGTCACGGTTGACGCTGTTACGACCAAGGACCTCGCTGACGGGCACGGGGCAGAGAGCACGGTCACGCCGACCGTGGTCGCGAGAGCGCTCTTTGACGTTATCGAGCTTGATGAGCAGCGTGCGATCGACCTGTCGAATGGCAAGCGGCCCGATGCAGATCGCGACGATGTTGCGCTCGCGGCTGCGATAGGGCCGGAAGAGTGGCTCGTCGGCCTCGTGTCGGTGGTCAAGGGCAGAATCAAAGCGGTGACCAACTTTCCAGCGCCGTCAACGAATGAGAAAGGCCAGCAATGATCCACTGGTATGCCGTAATAGCGATGATCGTGTCGTTCGTTGGCGCGGTGCTTTCCTTCGGGGTGTTCGCCACGAAGCGGGGGCCGAACGACTTCTCGATTTTGCCGGTCGTCGCGACCGCGGTGCTGCTCGTCGTGCAGGTGATCATCATGATCGTTGCGCCACTCACCGGCAACCCGGCCGAGGGCGACATGCTCGAGATCTGGATGTATATGATCGTTGCCGTTGCACTTCCCATCGGCACCGGCATTTGGGCTCTTGTCGACAAGACGAAGTGGGCCAACCTCGTGCTTGCGGTCATGCAACTTGCCGTGCTCGTGATGACATGGCGCATGCTCGTACTGTGGTTTGGAACACCGTCAGGCTTCTAAGCGCACAGAAGCGTTACACTTGGGGCGTGTCATCTGAAATCCTTTCGCAACAGAACGAGCCGCACTCACACGAGAAGGGCGAGGGTTCTGACGCCGAACGGTTGACCGGGCTGGCCAAGGTGCTCATTGCCGTGTACCTGGTGCTGGCGGTTGCCGCGACGTTCAGATCGGTCTACCAAATCCTGACGAAGTTCGACGAGGCTCCGCTCGCGTACGTGCTCTCGGCCGTTGCCGGCGTGGTGTACATCGTGGCATCGATCGCGCTCATCAAACGCCGCGGCGTGTGGCGCAAGGTCGCCTGGGTCGCGCTGAGCTTCGAGCTCATCGGTGTCGTTGTTGTGGGCGTTTTGAGCGTGACGGCCCCGAGCCTCTTCGCTCACCCCTCGGTCTGGTCTGGCTTCGGCTCGGGCTACGGCTACATTCCCCTGGTGCTGCCGGTGCTCGGCCTCATTTGGCTCGCCCGCACAAGAAAGAGTGGTTCATGACCCGTTCGAGCGTCATTGCAATAGGCAAGTTCGAAGGTGTGCACCGAGGCCACCAGCACATACTTGCTCGGCTCATTGAAGAGGCGGCAGCGCGCGATGCCGAGGCGGTCGTGTTTACGTTCACGCAAAACCCCCTGAGCTACCTCAACCCGGCCAAGTGCCCGAAGCCGCTCATGAGCCCCGAACAGCGGGCCCAGACGCTGCTTGACGTTGGTATCGACCGGGTGATCATGGTCGATTTCGACGAGCCCTTTGCGACGTTGAGCCCTGAGGCCTTTGTGAAGCAGGAGCTCGTCGGGGCAAATCACGTCACTCACGTGATCGTTGGCGATGACTTTCGCTTCGGCTCAAAGGCTGCCGGCACGCCCGAGGTGCTTGCCGAGCTTGGAAAAGAGCTTGGCTTCAGCGTCGAGGTTATTGACGAGGTTGCCGACGCCGAGTTTGGCCGTATCTCATCGAGCCGCATTCGTCAGGCGCTCGACGAGGGCGACGTCGAGCTTGCGGCCAGACTGCTTGGTGCACCGCACCAGGTTCGTGGCCTCGTCGTTCACGGAGATGCACGCGGGCGTGAGCTCGGTTTTCCGACCGCGAACCTCGGGCCCTTTGACGGGGCTACGCAGGTCGACGGCTATGTGCCCGCCGACGGCGTGTATGGCGGCATCGCGATGGTTCAGGGTGAGCCCGTGATCGCTGCAATCTCGGTTGGCAATAACCCGACGTTTACCCCCGAAGGGCAGTCGCGGGTCGAGGCCTACCTGCTCGACTTCGAGGGCGATATTTACGGTGAAGAGATCACCATCGACTTCACGCACCGCATTCGTGACATGGTCGCGTTCACAGGCCTCGAAGCGCTCATCGAAACGATGAACAACGACGTTGCTCGGGTGCGCGACCTCGTACAGTTCGAGCTTGAACACGAAGACTAAACGCTCCTGATCACTCGCCCAAGTTGGTGACGTATCCTGTAAGCTGAATGCGACCCTCCTGGTCGCCGTTCGACGAACGAGTCAGGCCAGGGCGCTCATTCTTTCTTTCGTGACAAAGTTTTGTGTCACGCACGCTCGCACCACAGCATCAGGAGACGTATGTCTGACAAACCCGAAGCGGTCGAACCCTCAGTCGAAGAACGAGTTGATTCGCTCGCACGTGAACTCGCGGCTGCCGCGGGTACCGGGGAAGGGGCTTCGAAGGCCCCGAAAGAGGAGCATTCCGTGAAGACCGACCAGGGCGCACGCTCGAGGTCGCGTCAGGGCGGGCGCCAGACGAACCAGCAGACGAAGAACTCGTCGAACGCGAAGGCAACGAAGCGCAAGCACACCCACAACGAGGGCATTATTCCGTTGCTTGCCCGTGCCGTGCGCGAGGTCGAGGCCGGCGCTCAACGTGGCAAAGCAAACGCACAAATTCGTACGAAGTTTCATGTCATCGCGCTGCTCATGCGCGAAGAGCTCAGTCGGGTGCGCAGCGACGAGACCGTGAGCGACGCCGAGCGCGCTGAGACGCTCAAGCGGCTCGATGGAGTTGCCGGTATTCTCGCGAAGTCGGCGGCGCGCGACACGAGTCTCATCACACTGCTCGAGCCAGACGCTCCCGTCTCTGACGCGACGCGTGCGCTCAAGCGTAAGATGCTCGTGCAGGCTGGCTCACCGGTGCCCGAAGAAGACCTCAAGGTTGAGCCGAAGAAGCGGCTCGTGCCAGAAGAACTCGTCGAACGGCAGGTGCGGCCACAGGGCATCGAGCAGCGCTTGCTCGCGAGCCCGTTCCTTGCTCCTGATCTCGAGCCCAAAGCGCAGCCCACGCCTGCC from Leucobacter sp. UCMA 4100 includes:
- a CDS encoding YlxR family protein, producing the protein MEAIRSCVGCGVRASRSSLLRVVERDGRVVIDEGACLPGRGAWLHCSRACIERAMTRGGFPRALRVSGKLDTAELENRLETMMDNS
- the infB gene encoding translation initiation factor IF-2; the encoded protein is MANPRVHEIAAELGIESKVVLAKLEEMGEFVKASSSSVAPPVARKVKNLLKESGVTGGSDAQGEAKPQAKPSPAKPGAAKPAAAKPGSAKPGAAKPAADKPATAKPVSPAAANKAAEKPAEKASPAAKPATQKPAAADAQASAPKPGGPKPAAAKPGAAKPADAKGQAPRPGNNPFSTNQGMAIPRPPRPGNNPFSSSQGMGKRPNPGNIPRPQAPRPGSPRPGAPRPGQGGGGRPRPGAPRPGQGQGQGQGQGQGARPGQGGGPGGFGAPRPGGGFPGRGRPGRGAGTAGAFGRGGSKGKARKSKRAKRQEFEMREAPSIGGVQVPRGNGSTPIRLRRGASLADFADKIDTSASNLVTILFHLGEMATATESLDESTFEILGDELGYKIQVVSPEDEDRELLEGFDIDIEAELEEESDDVLAARPPVVTVMGHVDHGKTSLLDAIRKADVGGGEAGGITQHIGAYQVHTTHDGNDRAITFIDTPGHEAFTAMRARGAQVTDIAILVVAADDGIMPQTIEALNHAQSAGVPIVVAVNKVDKDGANPAKVRQQLTEFNLVAEEYGGDVMFVDVSAKQGMGINELLDAVLLTADAGLDLRANPDKEARGVAIEAKLDKGRGAVATVLIESGTLRVGDAIVAGMAYGRVRAMSDENGDAVLEAGPSRPVLVQGLSTVPRAGDSFIVTSEDRTARQIAEKREAAERNAQLAKARKRISLEDFTKALEDGKVEALNLIIKGDVSGAVEALEESLMKIEVDDSVQLRILHRGVGAITASDIDLATIDNAIVIGFNVRPDVKARERAAREGIDIRFYNVIYSALEDIENSLKGMLKPEYEEVQSGVAEIREVFRSSKFGNIAGVIVRSGTITRNAKARVIRNGVVLADGLAIESLRRFKDDVTEVKTDYECGIGLGTFNDIQEGDEIETTEMVEKPRD
- the rbfA gene encoding 30S ribosome-binding factor RbfA, which produces MTSPRVGKVAERIQQILSLRLQKGLRDPRLGFVTITDVRVTGDLQHASVFYTVYGTDEERADSAAALKAATGMLRSEVGRELGIRLTPTLEFIADELPENAQQMTTLLDEAKRRDAESAELAKNASYAGDEHAYKSDETEND
- a CDS encoding A/G-specific adenine glycosylase; translated protein: MLSDDDLSQRLNAWFRAEARPLPWRHPEVTAWGVLVSEFMSQQTQVERVAPRWQMWIERWPSAAELAAEAPGEAVKAWDRLGYPRRALWLHRTAEIIATEHDNVVPSDVEALLALPGVGTYTARAVAAFAYGERHPVVDTNTRRVLARVRHGIAQAGMPADRDLADLEEILPHDRAEAATFNAAIMELGAVICTARAPRCEVCPIADSCRWAAAGYPDNAPEKRPKQARFDGSDRQVRGRIMALMRKASAGVFPAEALEAARSGPLSDDEQPTRALESLVSDGLIVRYGAELQLP
- the truB gene encoding tRNA pseudouridine(55) synthase TruB, with the translated sequence MVNGILFVDKDEEWTSHDAVAKARRVLGTRKVGHAGTLDPMATGLLTLGAGPSTRLLTHMVGLDKTYTATIRLGEATLSDDRMSEVTETAPEGAVEALTTERIEAALELLRGDITQVPSKVSAIRVDGKRSYDRVRSGEEVELKGRPVTIFAFVVHELRQAEGSAGQPVLDLDVTVHCSSGTYIRALARDLGSVLGVGGHLTALRRTAVGPFRLADHRELEAPLLGDEARASRRTPVTVDAVTTKDLADGHGAESTVTPTVVARALFDVIELDEQRAIDLSNGKRPDADRDDVALAAAIGPEEWLVGLVSVVKGRIKAVTNFPAPSTNEKGQQ
- a CDS encoding bifunctional riboflavin kinase/FAD synthetase, translating into MTRSSVIAIGKFEGVHRGHQHILARLIEEAAARDAEAVVFTFTQNPLSYLNPAKCPKPLMSPEQRAQTLLDVGIDRVIMVDFDEPFATLSPEAFVKQELVGANHVTHVIVGDDFRFGSKAAGTPEVLAELGKELGFSVEVIDEVADAEFGRISSSRIRQALDEGDVELAARLLGAPHQVRGLVVHGDARGRELGFPTANLGPFDGATQVDGYVPADGVYGGIAMVQGEPVIAAISVGNNPTFTPEGQSRVEAYLLDFEGDIYGEEITIDFTHRIRDMVAFTGLEALIETMNNDVARVRDLVQFELEHED